AACGAGCTTTATGGCCCGTATTGTGACAGATCCAACATTCCATCGGAGGTCTTGCTGCTCCAGGTGGACCTCCTCGGCCTCTTCCTACACTCCTGCTGACCGTCAAGCTCTCCAATTTAGACGCCAACTCTGTTACCAACTTGTCGCTGAAGCTTTTGAACGCTGCTGTCAAATCAGGCTGGAGTGGTGGCTGAGTATTCACTTGACGATTTGGTGCCACTTCTAGTCTCGCTGACACACCCAGTTGCTCCAGCTGCTGGATTCGCGTAATGAAAGCTGGAATATCAATTGGCGCGGCTGCTGTCATGGCGGCTACATGTTCCCATCTGGCCAGGCCGTTAATCAGAAAAGGAATGGCGTCTCGTTCCGTGAGAGGTGTTGGTGAAAGACGACATAGTCGAAATTTATCTAGCGCATACTCCATCCCCGATTCATTTGGCTGTTGAATTCTGTCTTGCATTAGTCGATTCCAATCTGCAAAAGACAATCGTCTAGAAAAATTAGTAACCAATGCCGCCGACCACGTTGTAGTATAGTCATTTTAGCTTTTGTACCTCAAACAATTAGTAATGAGAAGTTTTATTAATGAGCACTATTTCGACATACTTTTTAAGTAagtgtgtaaaaaaattcaaaaatcgtACGTAGGGATCAcatataaattttcaattaaaaattagaaaataagaaatgggggtgtaattttaaatttttttttgtttttattacatgtaatcaaactgtatgtgttaataaacgtgtgtttctaatttaaatgttttttgtgtagatttactatttattttttaattttaaagttacTGAAATTGGTTTCCGCGTCGAAATTTTTTCGCCGTGTTTAACACGGCGCTTATGGCGCTACGCGTCTTGTTAAAATTGATGCTacataaaaactaaataacCTCAAAATCCCCAAATAGTCTAGTTTTGTAGCCAATATAACctagtttattttgtattaattATATGTTATTAATATAACACAGTAAAAAGTTATaaccattacaaaaaaaactccccttttttaggtttttccaaATTCCGCAAAATTCAAGTTGCTTTTACAACACACCCGCTAGGGTGAGATTTTCGGGGGGGCGCTGCAACTTTTACTCGACTACAACTATACAATTGAAACctattgttattgttataaaaaaattcaaaatgttgaAGTATCGAAAAATAGGAACGAGGAGTAATCTTAAATTTAATAACACGGCCTGCATATTTTGCAAAGTAAATCCAAAACCTAATgataaagaaaacatttcTTATGTGCAAActttaaattaaatgaaaagtTGTGAAATATTCTAATTCTACAACAATTACACTATATTACATTATATTGGCAATTACACTAAGAAGATAAAATACCTTGAAAAGATTATCCAAAATGAAACACTAAGAAATACATCAGTGGTGATACTGTGCTAGCAGACACATTTTGATATCAATAACAATAGGTTTCAATTGTATAGTTGTAGTCGAGTAAAAGTTGCAGTGCCCCCCCGAAAATGTCACCCTAGCGGGTGTGTTGTAAAAGCAACTTGAATTTTGCGGAATttggaaaaacctaaaaaaggGGAGTTTTATTTGTAATGGTTATAACTTTTTTACTGTGTTATATTCATAACATATaattaatacaaaataaactagattatATTGGCTACAAAACTAGACTATTTGGGGATTTTTAGgttatttagtttttatgtAGCATCAATTTTAACAAGACGCGTAGCGCCATAAGCGCCGTGATAAACACGGCGAAAAAATTTCGTCGCGGAAACCAATTTCAGtaactttaaaatttaaaaaataaatagtaaatctacacaaaaaacatttaaattagaaacacacgtttattaacacatacagtttgattacatgtaataaaaacaaaaaaaaatttaaaattacacccccatttcttattttctaatttttaattgaaaatttatatgTGATCCCTACGTacgatttttgaatttttttacacactTACTTAAAAAGTATGTCGAAATAGTGCTCATTAATAAAACTTCTCATTACTAATTGTTTGAGgtacaccccccttttttggcTAGAATGACTATACTATTGCCCAATCGCCATGCATGTGACCGGTCTGAACATGCCATAAAAGAGCCGTTTTTACTAAACGTCTTATTCCAACTTGCAATCTATGAGCATCTGTCCAACCTTCTGAAATTGCTACTCTATCGATATGATCAATAAATCCCCGGACGTCCTCATCGACACGTCCTTCAAACTTTGGAATGCTATCAACTACTGAACTAGAGGGTCTATTTACTAATGGTCCTGCAGTTATCAGATTCCGTAACGCGCGTTGAGATTCCGTTCTCAGCCCGTTGAGTCTGTAGTGCCTGTAGCAAGTCATCGTGCTTCTGCTGCTGTTGTGCTCTATCGTTGGTAGCCGCTTGGGTGAATGCCGTGAGTGCCTGTATGAGGTCATCGTTGGTTGCCATCGTCACTGGACTCAATCTAGCCAAAATGCGCGAAGGTCTTGTCGGTGATGATGCTTGAATAGGGATATTCCCTGCTGTTGCTTGAGCTGTAGAGGCACTTGCTCTTGTAATCGTCTGAAACGGAACTGTCTGTTGCTTTGGACGTTTAGACATACGATAGCTtcctaaatgaaaaaaaaaatttcacacaaaaaacaactcGAAACAAATTAGCTTCACACGCGGCGTCCTAATTTTCTGACCACGTGTCTACCGTTTTCGTCTGCCCCTGCTAACGCGAAATTAAAGTCACTCACACACAATAGTAGTGAGAGGAGTGGACGCGCGAAAGCGAGAATGATTTAACAAATGAGAGGGGGTGAGGGTGgtggagagagaaaaaaaaaaaaaaaaagtaagacaAGAAAGAGGCTGGAGAGAGAAGAATGTTTGGTGGGTGTGAAGGATAAGAACAATGAACGCGCGGCAAAAAATATTTCGCGAGAAAGAAACCaatatgaaatagaaaaaagaatggcGTCTCTGAAGATACACAATCAACACGAGAAAACTGATAGCTTAGGCCATaaagagaggggaaaaaaatatattcggAACGGAATTCACGTGGCAAGtctagcaaaaaaaagaatagtgAGACTTTTCTATGGCCACGTCCCGACGCTGTCACCAATTGTTGTGGAGGCCGAGCGGTTGAATACGACCACAACCAGTAAACAATCTTAAAATAAAGTAGGATTCAGTAACTTACAGTTTGTATTGAGATAAACCAGGGAATAGCACTTAGATGAAAGGGGGATTCTTCGCGAGAGGTAGCCAGTGGGTGAACAGGGCTCTCTCTTAAATGTTGTAACCAGGATCACACCTCTCGACTCGACTGTCCTCCCTGGCTTGGGAGACAGACGAACTCGGTGGTGTCCCTCTGACGGTCGATCTGCTACTCCTTGCGGCCAATCCGcaacaataatttttaaaatacgaaAAGAATATTAATACTATTGAAATCGAAAATTTTGGTGGGTGTGAAGGATAAGAACAATGAACGCGCGGCAAAAAATATTTCGCGAGAAAGAAACCaatatgaaatagaaaaaagaatggcGTCTCTGAAGATACACAATCAACACGAGAAAACTGATAGCTTAGGCCATaaagagaggggaaaaaaatatattcggAACGGAATTCACGTGGCAAGtctagcaaaaaaaagaatagtgAGACTTTTCTATGGCCACGTCCCGACGCTGTCACCAATTGTTGTGGAGGCCGAGCGGTTGAATACGACCACAACCAGTAAACAATCTTAAAATAAAGTAGGATTCAGTAACTTACAGTTTGTATTGAGATAAACCAGGGAATAGCACTTAGATGAAAGGGGGATTCTTCGCGAGAGGTAGCCAGTGGGTGAACAGGGCTCTCTCTTAAATGTTGTAACCAGGATCACACCTCTCGACTCGACTGTCCTCCCTGGCTTGGGAGACAGACGAACTCGGTGGTGTCCCTCTGACGGTCGATCTGCTACTCCTTGCGGCCAATCCGcaacaataatttttaaaatacgaaAAGAATATTAATACTATTGAAAtcgaaaattaaaatgttaccTATATTTGAATACGTagaagaagacaaaacaaTTACTGCCGTGTGTTTGTTgatctagatttttttaatgttatcgATCCTAGTTGAATTACCGCAACGTATGGAGTAAACTCTGGCATCGGTAATAGGGAATGaacggtaaaattttttttccttgaaaatgatttcatcTTGTCAAACTCAACGAGTTAGAAAAGATTGTGAATCATGTTTCTATAGGGAAAATGTACGGTTTAGccgtaaattaattttaaagttgGTTTAAGGCCCGCCTCTCGAAAAACGGTCACCCGGCCATTTTTAGGGGGCGGAGCCTAACTGGGTATGTTGGGATTTTCTCGTTGTAGGCAGCCACAGCAAATGCAtttgcgtgtttttttttattgggcGGTAAATTTTTGGGGCCTAAACAGGATAGTTAAActaaacattttaatttcCCTTTTCAAACATAATTTTTACTTACAGAAAAGTGATCCTGACACACACGAAAGTTACTTTTCACAGATAAACGTTTCGGATCTTTCCCAATAGCTTGAAgccaagaatttatttatttttttattttttacaccTTTGGGCactgtaaaaaaatgtttagttGGTGTTACAAAGGAGGAATTGTTGCACGATTCCACAGCACAATAACAATatgatttcttttgtttgtttgacaTGACTTTTATGTTCAAGTATGACAGATGAAAACTTCTATGCGTAATGCATTTGCTGCGGCTTCCTACAACGGGAAAATCCCAACATACCCAGTTAGGCTCCGCCCCCTAAAAATGGCCGGGTGACCGTTTTTCGAGAGGCGGGCCTTAAACcaactttaaaattaatttacggCTAAACCGTACATTTTCCCTATAGAAACATGATTCGCAATCTTTTCTAACTCGATGAGTTTGACAAgatgaaatcattttcaagGGAAAATAATTTTACCGTTCATTCCCTattagcgctcggccccgcgctaatcggggagcttttttaGTCGATTCGGTGCGGTGACAATTCttatcggtgcggtgatttcaGTGTTCGGTGCCTTCCCCTATTGCACCTTTAAGGCACTTGGTGGCACTGCCATCTAGCATGCGAccatgtgaccctagtcacgtgattctcgttggcctatcaaaACACAAGGTCACTGATAAGGCCACTCGCTTATGGCCAGCTATGGCTAAGACGGTGCAATCGGTGCAGCACCAATTCTGACACCGACAAAAAAATCCCCGCGTcaaacttccccgattaatttTTATCGGTGAACGTTAGCGGTGtaccgattagaatgtgatcgaggccgagccctacttttatgatttttattgaaatgaaaaataaagtcttggagttctactgtcggccgtaataattatttaaatattcagTGGAGTTTTACTGTCGGGTGTTTGGGTTCTAGTGTCGGGTGTtggggttctactgtcgggcattAAATATCATATTTAAGgtattggagttctattgtcagacaaaaaaatatatttttaaaaatcatattagttctactgtcgggtggtggggttctactgtcgggtggCGGGGTACTACTGTCGGGTAAATAATGCAATATTTAAATTATTGGAGTTCTATAGtccggaaaaaaaattaccataaAGAGTTCTAATATCGGTTGCtagagttctactgtcgggcattTGATATTTTATAAAAATCGTTGGAGTTCTGTTGTCGGGCATTGGAGTGCTATTGTCGGACAGAAGAGTTCTATTGTCTCatgctatttgttatttttaatttttttttgcggggttctaatgtctttggagttctattgtacagtatcctgcacaaaaaggtgaacaccgattttttttgaaaaaaccatctgtgggtagaaaatattaatagtttacctttttaaggagaggcagggcggttttggcgcaaaatcatcataggGGGGGTTGGGTagtgtcagtccagacacccttttatgccctaggtattaaatgtctggaaaaagtgtagactgtatcatcggtagactcccctaccccccggcgaagtagaacaatttttgcaatacaaaatagtctttccattactcgttattgtcattatggtgtcgggtaatcgggtagcatatggaaacctAAAATTATTCTTATGAGTATGCTAGCTGTTTGTTagtaaattgttagtggcttattggatacgtttcagtcggcgacgcgggagttCCGCTTTCTAGACTTGGATGAGATAactgtttacaaaattattgcgtTCATGAAAACAGTGTAATTGTTTACGAATTGAATAATCAATAATCAtatatgaatattttttaaaaaattttaaatatttatatctcttcaaaattttatttaattatattcgTTAATTAGATTTGCTCTGAATACTACTAACGCAAACAAGCTTCGAACGTGGATCTCCtgcgtcgccgacggaaacgtatccaataagccaaTAACATTAGTAACAGATCGCTAGCATACTgatcaaaataattttgtgtttccatatgctacccgattacccgacccgataatgacaataacgagtaatggaaagactctattttgtattgcaaataCTATTCTACTTAGCccgggggtaggggagtctaccgatgatacagtctacacttttttccagacatttaatacctagggcaaaaaaaaagtgtctttactgacattacccaactccccttatgatgattttgcgccaaaaccgccctacctctccttaaaaaggtaaactattaatattttctacccacagatggcttcttcaaaataaatcggtattcacctttttgtgcaggatactgtacatggagttctactgtcggacttatcaacaatttttaaatatattttttaaagttgggttctaatgtctttggagttctattgtacatggagttctactgtcggatttaccaacaattttttaaaatatttttaaaagtggagttctaatgtcttggagttctaccccatatagcacatttctgccgtcggatgtccgaatcatggccgaacatccgttagatatgtatgtactcaatgggtagttccagggatgtccatcggctagtcaccttggaagtgcaatggatgtgcgaaaattatattctacggacctccttccaacagccaaaaagattttcaattgtttcatttaaggatcggcctcgagccaatcggggcgcttttttgcaaatcgggtttctcatttcgggccatcgaggcgtggctcagggtagaaaattcttctccccgaattcaattggggttttcaatcaattggattgcaatcaatcgattcatcaatgcaaaaaacattatcgattgacccgatctatccgataacaaccccgataatagctcgttctacccgcttgccccgatttttactctgaaaccgaaagaacggcattttttttattgcttcggggcaacgggttaacctcaaatttttacccgccccgccccggttgaaaaagtggcacctcatttcaaccccgaatgcactttatcggtgcggggcggttaactcgattagaactaattggggccgatcactaagtttcattattaattgtcaaaatttcttgagagggggaaaacttaaccgtgttcaaatttttcccttgaacttatttttatttgaagtccagcatttaaaatgaaaaatttaaaaaataaaggagtaattatctatttgccggatggtttattttaaaatttattacaaaaaatgaataa
This genomic interval from Daphnia magna isolate NIES linkage group LG8, ASM2063170v1.1, whole genome shotgun sequence contains the following:
- the LOC116917387 gene encoding uncharacterized protein LOC116917387, producing the protein MALPLTTSACVFRPCRTVTSFMARIVTDPTFHRRSCCSRWTSSASSYTPADRQALQFRRQLCYQLVAEAFERCCQIRLDCWIRVMKAGISIGAAAVMAATCSHLARPLIRKGMASRSVRGVGERRHSRNLSSAYSIPDSFGC